Proteins encoded together in one Oreochromis aureus strain Israel breed Guangdong linkage group 23, ZZ_aureus, whole genome shotgun sequence window:
- the LOC120436407 gene encoding sterile alpha motif domain-containing protein 9-like isoform X3: protein MNQSTTRKSPLIEKWTTEDVHQWLTAEVKVQQSCADRFTEEEVSGACLVSFNKTDILDFGIKHGPAVKITAYLESLKKACKHQSEFPEYVEKWTKEQVSQWLVQHVNVYSKYAERLQGEDVSGDCLVCFRKQDLVDLGVKGGPAVKIISALKQLNQKPEPTLQPITDQKEAAKPTEPGNAQAKEINCPESYENTESKRDGTVEKDSKQIQLPFDKTSEKEEIQQPKPQNTRVRNKGTVVQTTVSPDASRTTVEIEKILADLLKEDLKKFIFNLRLHTESKREPISQSKLEDKDSMDIAKLMTNHYGSEKARQVAIQTLKEINQLPLARQLEEKTSQLMQMTLSKESVRKEANQGEKLKTLLSCGGNSLDNYDKFIVVVNKSRPEQLHYLQFLTKLKLFCVLDFDPNSAASGGLCHSYRESRVANLHIPPQFQGQTESVIKNLNLYKQTSWVFCNGRHDLNSDSNMELDYKNWLRKSCRDVEQLVSFICNPEVLPHGRYLIIFLLLSPVDTEKDPVFDIYKSFVKHNEEENIISVCESQSTYLKWRELIKEKCDFDIEHLSINELTLSEINGTIMAMGPFSQSSVRLLPSSGSSTVVLTQKDEDLLTALDVLCTNQCENIYDENSSEFREFRISVEEEFYRGGKVKWWNFYFCDKDKEKPFIKRDKYENLMKLIRSQWRDSNDMCVLLNLFHHPGCGGTTLAMHVMWDLRHEFRCAVLKDNSMPKTEVAIQVIKLMKLESEKPSPVLLLVDSKETDNPYDLVISIRKAAVEENFSVSADDAPNCKVIILNCVRSHSPKQQYRQHNQTQNQFITASLTPQEQKDFEKKLKELEETHDKPENFYSFMIMKNNFDQKYIDDLAHNTLENFDFSKKESELFAFLALLNTYVEESEISLSLCEDFLGMKFIRWREDSVLERMNPYSNLLIIDRIQESGGYEGLRILHQTIASACLAELERSCYKKVSEITMQMLHYDLFFSTFVVKNRLMRSIERMLIERQRKKDGDERELFSPLVHKIHDQQGRQTIQEIFVKASSRFVTSASIPQALARYLYINERDFPEALKWAEKAKDIKENPYTFDTIGQIHKSNLKSNMDKEKQEKSLNPEDLDTNIKIAINGMKAFERAQQLADKEDEPQEEPPDDEDYPRKSYNVYGNSAGYRTMASPPRSLLSGSTFILAKSYRGKHRNREICHSHSKVFPQAPVQVI, encoded by the exons ATGAACCAGTCAACAACAAGAAAATCACCTCTGATTGAAAAATGGACCACAGAGGATGTTCACCAGTGGCTGACGGCAGAGGTCAAAGTTCAACAGAGTTGTGCAGACAGATTTACTGAAGAGGAAGTGTCGGGGGCATGTTTAGTTTCCttcaataaaacagacattttgGACTTTGGAATAAAACACGGTCCTGCTGTGAAAATCACAGCTTATCTGGAAAGTCTGAAAAAAGCATGTAAGCATCAATCAGAGTTCCCAGAATATGTGGAAAAATGGACCAAAGAGCAGGTGAGCCAGTGGTTAGTGCAGCATGTGAATGTATACAGCAAATATGCAGAACGACTCCAAGGGGAAGATGTATCTGGAGATTGCCTTGTTTGCTTCAGGAAGCAGGATTTAGTGGATCTAGGTGTAAAAGGTGGTCCTGCTGTAAAAATTATTTCAGCACTCAAACAACTGAACCAGAAACCGGAGCCAACTCTGCAACCTATTACAGACCAAAAAGAAGCTGCCAAACCCACTGAACCAGGAAATGCTCAGGCCAAAGAAATAAACTGTCCAGAATcatatgaaaacactgaatccAAAAGAGATGGGACAGTGGAAAAAGACTCCAAACAGATTCAGTTACCATTTGATAAAACTTCAGAGAAGGAAGAAATTCAACAACCAAAGCCACAGAACACGAGGGTCAGGAACAAAGGAACTGTTGTG CAGACCACAGTGTCACCCGATGCATCCAGGACTACTGTGGAGATCGAGAAGATCCTTGCTGACCTTTTGAAAGAGGATcttaaaaaatttatttttaatttaagatTACACACTGAATCCAAACGTGAACCTATTTCTCAGAGTAAACTGGAGGATAAGGACAGCATGGACATTGCTAAGTTAATGACTAACCACTATGGAAGCGAGAAAGCTCGACAGGTCGCAATACAAACTCTAAAAGAGATAAATCAGCTGCCACTTGCCCGTCagctggaagaaaaaacaa GTCAGCTGATGCAGATGACTCTATCAAAAGAATCTGTGAGGAAAGAAGCAAACCAGGGAGAAAAGCTGAAGACTTTGTTAAGTTGTGGTGGAAACTCACTTGATAACTATGACaaatttattgttgttgtaaacAAGAGCCGTCCAGAACAACTTCATTATCTTCAGTTTCTGACGAAGTTGAAACTGTTCTGCGTGTTAGACTTTGACCCCAATTCTGCTGCCTCAGGTGGATTGTGTCACTCATACAGAGAGTCAAGGGTGGCCAACCTGCATATACCACCACAATTTCAAGGACAGACTGAGTCAGTGATAAAGAACCTCAACCTCTACAAACAGACCAGCTGGGTGTTCTGTAATGGCCGCCATGACTTGAACAGTGACTCAAACATGGAGCTGGATTATAAGAACTGGCTCAGGAAATCCTGTAGAGATGTAGAACAGTTAGTTTCATTCATCTGCAACCCTGAAGTTCTCCCCCATGGAAGATATCTGATCATCTTCCTCCTACTTTCACCTGTGGACACTGAGAAAGACCCAGTCTTTGATATCTACAAGTCATTCGTAAAGCACAATGAGGAGGAAAACATCATCAGTGTATGTGAGTCTCAGAGCACATATCTGAAATGGAGGGAGCTGATCAAGGAGAAGTGTGACTTTGACATTGAGCATCTGTCCATAAATGAACTAACCCTGAGTGAGATCAATGGCACCATAATGGCGATGGGACCATTCAGTCAGTCATCTGTACGGCTGCTTCCCTCTTCTGGTTCCAGTACTGTTGTCCTAACACAGAAGGATGAAGATTTATTGACAGCTTTAGATGTTTTGTGTACCAACCAATGTGAAAACATATATGATGAAAACAGTTCAGAGTTTCGTGAATTTAGAATCAGTGTTGAAGAAGAATTTTACAGAGGTGGCAAAGTGAAATGGTGGAACTTCTACTTCtgtgacaaagacaaagagaagccATTTATCAAGAGAGACAAGTATGAGAATTTGATGAAGCTGATCAGATCTCAGTGGAGAGACTCAAACGACATGTGTGTTCTGCTCAACCTGTTTCACCATCCTGGCTGTGGCGGCACAACCTTAGCAATGCATGTGATGTGGGACCTCCGTCATGAATTCAGATGTGCCGTGCTGAAAGACAACTCCATGCCCAAAACAGAAGTTGCCATCCAAGTTATTAAACTAATGAAACTTGAAAGTGAGAAACCGTCTCCAGTTCTGCTCTTAGTTGATTCAAAAGAAACGGATAATCCTTACGATCTTGTGATCTCCATACGTAAAGCTGCAGTAGAAGAAAACTTCAGTGTAAGCGCAGATGATGCACCAAACTGCAAAGTTATCATCCTTAACTGTGTTCGTTCCCATAGTCCAAAGCAGCAATACAGACAGCACAATCAAACACAGAATCAGTTCATAACTGCTTCTTTGACCCCACAAGAGCAGAAAGATTTTGAAAAGAAACTCAAAGAGCTTGAAGAAACTCATGACAAACCTGAAAACTTTTACAGTTTCATGATCATGAAGAACAATTTTGACCAAAAATACATCGATGACCTTGCTCATAACACACTGGAGAATTTTGATTTCAGCAAAAAGGAGTCTGAGCTGTTTGCCTTTCTAGCTTTACTGAACACTTACGTGGAAGAATCAgaaatatctctctctctctgtgaggATTTTTTGGGGATGAAATTTATTCGCTGGAGAGAGGACAGTGTTTTGGAAAGAATGAATCCGTATTCAAACCTTCTTATCATAGACAGGATTCAAGAATCGGGTGGATACGAAGGACTCCGGATACTTCATCAGACCATTGCATCTGCCTGTCTGGCTGAGTTGGAGAGAAGCTGCTACAAGAAAGTCAGTGAAATTACTATGCAGATGCTCCATTACGATCTGTTCTTCAGTACTTTCGTTGTTAAAAACAGACTGATGCGCTCAATTGAACGAATGTTGATTGAAAGGCAACGTAAGAAAGATGGAGATGAGAGAGAACTATTTTCTCCTCTCGTACACAAAATCCATGACCAGCAGGGGAGACAAACCATCCAAGAAATCTTTGTGAAAGCCTCATCCAGATTTGTGACAAGTGCATCTATTCCTCAGGCACTGGCTAGATATTTGTACATCAATGAGCGTGACTTCCCAGAGGCTCTGAAGTGGGCAGAAAAAGCCAAAGACATTAAAGAAAATCCTTACACCTTTGACACAATTGGACAAATTCACAAAAGCAATTTAAAGTCTAACATGGACAAAGAAAAGCAGGAGAAATCACTCAACCCAGAGGACTTGGACACAAACATTAAGATAGCCATCAATGGTATGAAAGCTTTCGAAAGAGCCCAACAGCTGGCAGATAAGGAAGATGAACCACAAGAAGAACCACCTGATGATGAGGACTACCCCAGAAAGTCATACAATGTTTATGG AAACTCTGCAGGATATAGGACTATGGCATCCCCTCCCAGATCCTTATTATCTGGCTCTACTTTTATTCTGGCCAAGTCctacagaggaaaacacagaaatcGGGAAATATGTCACAGCCATTCGAAAGTCTTCCCACAAGCACCTGTCCAAGTTATTTAA
- the LOC120436407 gene encoding sterile alpha motif domain-containing protein 9-like isoform X1 — protein MNQSTTRKSPLIEKWTTEDVHQWLTAEVKVQQSCADRFTEEEVSGACLVSFNKTDILDFGIKHGPAVKITAYLESLKKACKHQSEFPEYVEKWTKEQVSQWLVQHVNVYSKYAERLQGEDVSGDCLVCFRKQDLVDLGVKGGPAVKIISALKQLNQKPEPTLQPITDQKEAAKPTEPGNAQAKEINCPESYENTESKRDGTVEKDSKQIQLPFDKTSEKEEIQQPKPQNTRVRNKGTVVQTTVSPDASRTTVEIEKILADLLKEDLKKFIFNLRLHTESKREPISQSKLEDKDSMDIAKLMTNHYGSEKARQVAIQTLKEINQLPLARQLEEKTSQLMQMTLSKESVRKEANQGEKLKTLLSCGGNSLDNYDKFIVVVNKSRPEQLHYLQFLTKLKLFCVLDFDPNSAASGGLCHSYRESRVANLHIPPQFQGQTESVIKNLNLYKQTSWVFCNGRHDLNSDSNMELDYKNWLRKSCRDVEQLVSFICNPEVLPHGRYLIIFLLLSPVDTEKDPVFDIYKSFVKHNEEENIISVCESQSTYLKWRELIKEKCDFDIEHLSINELTLSEINGTIMAMGPFSQSSVRLLPSSGSSTVVLTQKDEDLLTALDVLCTNQCENIYDENSSEFREFRISVEEEFYRGGKVKWWNFYFCDKDKEKPFIKRDKYENLMKLIRSQWRDSNDMCVLLNLFHHPGCGGTTLAMHVMWDLRHEFRCAVLKDNSMPKTEVAIQVIKLMKLESEKPSPVLLLVDSKETDNPYDLVISIRKAAVEENFSVSADDAPNCKVIILNCVRSHSPKQQYRQHNQTQNQFITASLTPQEQKDFEKKLKELEETHDKPENFYSFMIMKNNFDQKYIDDLAHNTLENFDFSKKESELFAFLALLNTYVEESEISLSLCEDFLGMKFIRWREDSVLERMNPYSNLLIIDRIQESGGYEGLRILHQTIASACLAELERSCYKKVSEITMQMLHYDLFFSTFVVKNRLMRSIERMLIERQRKKDGDERELFSPLVHKIHDQQGRQTIQEIFVKASSRFVTSASIPQALARYLYINERDFPEALKWAEKAKDIKENPYTFDTIGQIHKSNLKSNMDKEKQEKSLNPEDLDTNIKIAINGMKAFERAQQLADKEDEPQEEPPDDEDYPRKSYNVYGYVRMLEIAFLVFEILSRLPFFDEHNPMKKKYLQSFLRGNKLNTLCDEDNKITNWYVKIINEHERFLVKLKSDVKEIFDILNCYFAYIKGVCEFDSMNHRIVCDHFKKYVHLFCSTPEEMTKEKEHQSNLTLKLDVHEQKLFLEKNQADTFSGILQHLDKPAEKIEMVTECYAFLQKTGNQKQNVQMKINYILSNIVLYFLKPKSKHVKSYRFLSGLLSETLQDIGLWHPLPDPYYLALLLFWPSPTEENTEIGKYVTAIRKSSHKHLSKLFNKRSTIARLYLGKGEGLKRLVSKPKLDESFLPKMPRDTLAQLWWNGDIFKEKAIINRLHRVSGTIEQGAVYANYGQQKILVRPARLSGIRSGFSTEKVSFYIGFAINGPLAYDIKYEN, from the exons ATGAACCAGTCAACAACAAGAAAATCACCTCTGATTGAAAAATGGACCACAGAGGATGTTCACCAGTGGCTGACGGCAGAGGTCAAAGTTCAACAGAGTTGTGCAGACAGATTTACTGAAGAGGAAGTGTCGGGGGCATGTTTAGTTTCCttcaataaaacagacattttgGACTTTGGAATAAAACACGGTCCTGCTGTGAAAATCACAGCTTATCTGGAAAGTCTGAAAAAAGCATGTAAGCATCAATCAGAGTTCCCAGAATATGTGGAAAAATGGACCAAAGAGCAGGTGAGCCAGTGGTTAGTGCAGCATGTGAATGTATACAGCAAATATGCAGAACGACTCCAAGGGGAAGATGTATCTGGAGATTGCCTTGTTTGCTTCAGGAAGCAGGATTTAGTGGATCTAGGTGTAAAAGGTGGTCCTGCTGTAAAAATTATTTCAGCACTCAAACAACTGAACCAGAAACCGGAGCCAACTCTGCAACCTATTACAGACCAAAAAGAAGCTGCCAAACCCACTGAACCAGGAAATGCTCAGGCCAAAGAAATAAACTGTCCAGAATcatatgaaaacactgaatccAAAAGAGATGGGACAGTGGAAAAAGACTCCAAACAGATTCAGTTACCATTTGATAAAACTTCAGAGAAGGAAGAAATTCAACAACCAAAGCCACAGAACACGAGGGTCAGGAACAAAGGAACTGTTGTG CAGACCACAGTGTCACCCGATGCATCCAGGACTACTGTGGAGATCGAGAAGATCCTTGCTGACCTTTTGAAAGAGGATcttaaaaaatttatttttaatttaagatTACACACTGAATCCAAACGTGAACCTATTTCTCAGAGTAAACTGGAGGATAAGGACAGCATGGACATTGCTAAGTTAATGACTAACCACTATGGAAGCGAGAAAGCTCGACAGGTCGCAATACAAACTCTAAAAGAGATAAATCAGCTGCCACTTGCCCGTCagctggaagaaaaaacaa GTCAGCTGATGCAGATGACTCTATCAAAAGAATCTGTGAGGAAAGAAGCAAACCAGGGAGAAAAGCTGAAGACTTTGTTAAGTTGTGGTGGAAACTCACTTGATAACTATGACaaatttattgttgttgtaaacAAGAGCCGTCCAGAACAACTTCATTATCTTCAGTTTCTGACGAAGTTGAAACTGTTCTGCGTGTTAGACTTTGACCCCAATTCTGCTGCCTCAGGTGGATTGTGTCACTCATACAGAGAGTCAAGGGTGGCCAACCTGCATATACCACCACAATTTCAAGGACAGACTGAGTCAGTGATAAAGAACCTCAACCTCTACAAACAGACCAGCTGGGTGTTCTGTAATGGCCGCCATGACTTGAACAGTGACTCAAACATGGAGCTGGATTATAAGAACTGGCTCAGGAAATCCTGTAGAGATGTAGAACAGTTAGTTTCATTCATCTGCAACCCTGAAGTTCTCCCCCATGGAAGATATCTGATCATCTTCCTCCTACTTTCACCTGTGGACACTGAGAAAGACCCAGTCTTTGATATCTACAAGTCATTCGTAAAGCACAATGAGGAGGAAAACATCATCAGTGTATGTGAGTCTCAGAGCACATATCTGAAATGGAGGGAGCTGATCAAGGAGAAGTGTGACTTTGACATTGAGCATCTGTCCATAAATGAACTAACCCTGAGTGAGATCAATGGCACCATAATGGCGATGGGACCATTCAGTCAGTCATCTGTACGGCTGCTTCCCTCTTCTGGTTCCAGTACTGTTGTCCTAACACAGAAGGATGAAGATTTATTGACAGCTTTAGATGTTTTGTGTACCAACCAATGTGAAAACATATATGATGAAAACAGTTCAGAGTTTCGTGAATTTAGAATCAGTGTTGAAGAAGAATTTTACAGAGGTGGCAAAGTGAAATGGTGGAACTTCTACTTCtgtgacaaagacaaagagaagccATTTATCAAGAGAGACAAGTATGAGAATTTGATGAAGCTGATCAGATCTCAGTGGAGAGACTCAAACGACATGTGTGTTCTGCTCAACCTGTTTCACCATCCTGGCTGTGGCGGCACAACCTTAGCAATGCATGTGATGTGGGACCTCCGTCATGAATTCAGATGTGCCGTGCTGAAAGACAACTCCATGCCCAAAACAGAAGTTGCCATCCAAGTTATTAAACTAATGAAACTTGAAAGTGAGAAACCGTCTCCAGTTCTGCTCTTAGTTGATTCAAAAGAAACGGATAATCCTTACGATCTTGTGATCTCCATACGTAAAGCTGCAGTAGAAGAAAACTTCAGTGTAAGCGCAGATGATGCACCAAACTGCAAAGTTATCATCCTTAACTGTGTTCGTTCCCATAGTCCAAAGCAGCAATACAGACAGCACAATCAAACACAGAATCAGTTCATAACTGCTTCTTTGACCCCACAAGAGCAGAAAGATTTTGAAAAGAAACTCAAAGAGCTTGAAGAAACTCATGACAAACCTGAAAACTTTTACAGTTTCATGATCATGAAGAACAATTTTGACCAAAAATACATCGATGACCTTGCTCATAACACACTGGAGAATTTTGATTTCAGCAAAAAGGAGTCTGAGCTGTTTGCCTTTCTAGCTTTACTGAACACTTACGTGGAAGAATCAgaaatatctctctctctctgtgaggATTTTTTGGGGATGAAATTTATTCGCTGGAGAGAGGACAGTGTTTTGGAAAGAATGAATCCGTATTCAAACCTTCTTATCATAGACAGGATTCAAGAATCGGGTGGATACGAAGGACTCCGGATACTTCATCAGACCATTGCATCTGCCTGTCTGGCTGAGTTGGAGAGAAGCTGCTACAAGAAAGTCAGTGAAATTACTATGCAGATGCTCCATTACGATCTGTTCTTCAGTACTTTCGTTGTTAAAAACAGACTGATGCGCTCAATTGAACGAATGTTGATTGAAAGGCAACGTAAGAAAGATGGAGATGAGAGAGAACTATTTTCTCCTCTCGTACACAAAATCCATGACCAGCAGGGGAGACAAACCATCCAAGAAATCTTTGTGAAAGCCTCATCCAGATTTGTGACAAGTGCATCTATTCCTCAGGCACTGGCTAGATATTTGTACATCAATGAGCGTGACTTCCCAGAGGCTCTGAAGTGGGCAGAAAAAGCCAAAGACATTAAAGAAAATCCTTACACCTTTGACACAATTGGACAAATTCACAAAAGCAATTTAAAGTCTAACATGGACAAAGAAAAGCAGGAGAAATCACTCAACCCAGAGGACTTGGACACAAACATTAAGATAGCCATCAATGGTATGAAAGCTTTCGAAAGAGCCCAACAGCTGGCAGATAAGGAAGATGAACCACAAGAAGAACCACCTGATGATGAGGACTACCCCAGAAAGTCATACAATGTTTATGGGTATGTGCGCATGCTAGAAATTGCTTTCTTGGTCTTTGAGATACTGAGCAGGTTGCCTTTCTTTGATGAACACAACCCAATGAAGAAAAAGTACCTGCAGAGTTTTCTTAGGGGAAATAAGCTGAACACTCTTTGTGACGAGGACAATAAGATCACCAATTGGTATGTCAAGATCATCAACGAACACGAGAGGTTTCTTGTTAAACTGAAGTCTGACGTCAAAGAAATATTTGATATCCTTAACTGTTACTTTGCCTACATTAAAGGGGTGTGTGAATTTGACTCAATGAATCATCGAATAGTCTGTGACCATTTTAAGAAGTATGTTCATCTTTTCTGTAGTACACCtgaagaaatgacaaaagaaaaagaacatcaATCCAATCTCACTTTGAAATTGGATGTCCATGAACAAAAGCTGTTTCTTGAAAAGAACCAAGCAGACACTTTCTCAGGAATACTTCAGCATTTGGACAAGCCTGCTGAAAAGATTGAAATGGTCACAGAATGCTATGCATTTCTGCAGAAAACTGGcaatcaaaaacaaaatgtacaaaTGAAAATTAACTACATCCTATCAAACATTGTTCTTTACTTTTTGAAACCAAAATCTAAACATGTCAAGAGTTACAGATTCCTTTCTGGTCTACTTTCAGAAACTCTGCAGGATATAGGACTATGGCATCCCCTCCCAGATCCTTATTATCTGGCTCTACTTTTATTCTGGCCAAGTCctacagaggaaaacacagaaatcGGGAAATATGTCACAGCCATTCGAAAGTCTTCCCACAAGCACCTGTCCAAGTTATTTAATAAGAGAAGCACTATTGCCCGCTTATACTTAGGAAAAGGCGAAGGACTAAAGAGGCTTGTTTCAAAACCTAAACTAGATGAGAGCTTTCTGCCAAAGATGCCTCGTGATACTTTGGCACAACTTTGGTGGAACGGAGACATATTTAAGGAAAAAGCAATCATTAACCGCCTCCACCGGGTCAGTGGGACTATTGAGCAAGGAGCGGTGTATGCAAACTATGGTCAACAGAAGATCCTGGTGCGTCCAGCTCGGTTAAGTGGAATCAGAAGTGGCTTTAGCACAGAAAAAGTGTCTTTCTACATTGGTTTTGCCATTAACGGACCACTTGCATATGATATTAAGTATGAAAACTAA